The Nitrospinaceae bacterium genomic sequence ATCCTCGAGTCCGTGTGCGCCATTTTCGTCAACGTTTACGCTGATATGCACAAAAGGTATTCCACGCGAGAGGCAAAGTTTTTTGGCTTGCCTCGCATCACACTCCGATGCCCCGGGCCTGATGCCATGTTCGATATGTACTGCAGTAAGAGAATCTGGCCATTTGCCACTGTCGGCCATAATGGAGTAAAGCGAGAGAAGAAGAGCTGTTGAGTCGGCGCCGCCAGAGAATCCGACGAGGAGTGGACCTTTAACGCTCTCCATGCCGCAATGGATGCACCCTTTGCGGACTTTGGCCTCGAAATTCCGGATGATTTCGAACGATTGCCTTTCGGGTGCAGGCCCATCAAGGAGGCGTTCGGACATCATGTGCCCTCGTCCGGAGAAAAAAATGGTAGCGGTGGAGGGACTTGAACCCCCAACCTCGCGGATATGAGCCGCGCGCTCTCACCAGTTGAGCTACACCGCCATTTGATAATTTGATCGAATCAGGGAGATACTTTCGGCCTGAAGATTGCGAGGGCAAACATCCCGGAAAGTATATAGAAGAATGTTTGAAACCCTATATCTTCTGCCCGGAGCCCCAACATCAAAAACACATAACCAACACAAATCAGGCATAGGATTTCAATTTCCCGCCTCATAATCAATACCCCTCCGACTCGGACTGTTGTTTCGGGAGATTCTCAGACGGCTCGTCAGTATTTGCCAGCCGCACGTCAAAAGTAAATTCAGGGCAATGTAGCGCCCCGTTAGGCTCATTTCGCCACTTCAGGCGGCATGTTTCTCGCCAGGCGCATACAATGCATTCGCGAACATCTGGAGACACCATTGTAGCCCCCAAGAAATCTTTACCTCAAAGGCGCCTAAATATAAGGGCCTAATAGCGGCCCAGTCAAGTTTTCCTACATTCTTTTTTTGCATAATCAGGTGAGACTTTGGGCTTTTCATCAGGACGCCACTCAAGCAAAGGTATAATCCTTAATCTCCTGGAAAATCCTGTCCCGAATGGCCTCTGCGGCACCATCTAGGGGAAGCATTTCCCGCTCCCCTGTTTTGCGAGACTTGAGTTCCAGCTTCCCCTCTTTGAGCCCCTTGGGCCCGACAATGACATGATAAGGAAAGCCGATTAAATCGGCATCCTTAAATTTAACGCCGGCGCGCTCGTCTCTGTCGTCGAGAACAACCTCCACGCCAGAGAATTCCAAGTCGTTATAGAGTTTTTCGGCCACTTCCAGACAGGCAGCGTCCTTCATGTTCGCTAGGATGATGTCGACATGAAAAGGCGCGATCGGCAGTGGCCATACGATGCCATCATCGTCGTGGTTCTGCTCGATCGCGGCGGCTACCGTGCGCCCGATTCCAATTCCATAACAGCCCATCACGATAGTTTTCGTCTCGCCGCTTTCGTCGAGATAGTTCGCCTCAAGGGCTTCTGAGTATTTCGTTCCTAATTTAAATACATGGCCCACTTCAATTCCGCGGCGCATGTCCATTGACTCTCCGCATTCGGGGCATAAGTCACCTGCCTCGGCAAGAGTAAGATCTGCATAGGCGTCCGCTTTGAAATCCCGACCTTCTTCCCCTCCGGTGAAATGATTGTCCGTTTCATTGGCGCCGAGAACGAGCCCACCCCTCCCCTTCAGGCAATGATCGGCGATAACCCGAACGTCTTCAAGCCCCACTGGCCCTGCAAAACCCACAGTCGCTTTTGTCAGGCGCTCCACCGTGGCCGGGTCCGCCAGCTGAAGATGAAGCGCACCGGATTCGTTCTTGGCCTTAACTTCATTCAGTTCCCTGTTACCCGGAATTAAAAATGCGACAGGGGTTTCGTTCGACAAGTCCATGTAGAGCAAAGTTTTCGTAATCTGCTCCACCGGAAGCTCAAGGAACGCAGAAACCTCTTCGACGGTATGTGCACCCGGTGTGTGCACTTTTTCAAGAGAGCCGCCTGAATTGTCTGGCAGCGGAACCTTGACCGGTGTTTTTTCAGTGTTGGCGGAATAGCCGCATTTGGCGCAAACGGAAATAGACTCCTCGCCCGTGTCCGCCATCACCATGAACTCATGTGAAAAGCTTCCGCCGATCGAGCCAGAATCCGCTGCGGCAACGCCAAAATTGAGACCACATCGCTTGAAGATGCGTTTGTAGGCCTCGACCATTTTATTGTAACTCTCCTCAGCACCCTTCTCATCGCGGTCGAAACTGTAGCCATCCTTCATCGTAAATTCACGGCCACGCATGACGCCGAAACGGGGACGAATCTCGTCTCGGAATTTTGTTTGAATCTGATAAAGATTTTGGGGAAGATCTCGGTAGCTCTGGACTTCGTGACCAATGAGGCTGGTGATGACCTCCTCGTGTGTAGGTCCAAGGCAAAAATCGCGACCATGTCGATCCTGGAGGCGTATAAGCTCTTTTCCGTATACGTCCCAGCGTCCTGTTTTTCGCCAAAGCTCGGCGGGGTTTAGGGTAGGGAGGAAAACCTCCTGGGCGCCAGCGCGAGCAAGTTCCTCTCTGCATATTTGCTCGACCTTGCGCTGTGTCCTGACGCCAAGAGGCAACAGGGTATAAACGCCCGCAGCAAGACGACGAATCATCGCCGCCCGCATCATCAAGCGATGGCTCACCACCTCGGCTTCGGCGGGCGCTTCTTTGAGGGTGGGAAAAAATGCCTTACTGAACCGCATTAAACGTCCCCGCTTCCGGAGATGTTTTTGGCTGGGTTGCTAGCCGCCATTTTGGCAGCTAACTCCTCTACTTCGCGGACCAGATTCGTTTTGATCTGGTTGTAGTCGATAAGGCCTTTTTTTTCGCCTTTCATAAAAATCAATGCCTGCTTATGGCCGCCAGCAACACCAATGTCGGCCTCCCTTGCCTCGCCGGGGCCATTCACCTCGCAGCCCATGACGGCCACCGTTATGGGTGCATCAATGTGGGCAAGCTCTTTTTCGATGTCGAGTGTCAATTTATCCACATCAATCTGAACCCGACCGCATGAAGGACATGCCACCACGTTAACGCCCTTTTGACGCAGGCGAAGACTTTTGAGGATTTCATAGCCGACTTTCACTTCATCTACGGGGTCAGAGGCCAGCGAAACGCGCAACGTATCGCCGATTCCCTCGGAGAGAAGAATGCCGAGTCCGACAGCCGATTTGACGCTACCCGAGCGAAGACTCCCGCTCTCGGTGATGCCCAGGTGCAAAGGATAGTCCACCTTCTTGGCCATGATCCGATAAGCCATGACGGTTCGGGAAACATCCGAGGCTTTAAGAGATATCTTTGTGTCGTAGAAACCACATTTTTCCAGCATAGCGATGTGGCGAAGGCCGCTCTCAACGATGGCCTCTGGTGTGGCGCCACCATATTGGTCAAGAAGGTGTTTCTCAAGTGAGCCCGCATTAACTCCAATACGGATCGGAATCCCGTGGTCCCTTGCCGAGGCAACCACCTCGTTCACGCGATCCTCGCCGTTGATGTTGCCGGGGTTGATTCTAAGGCAGTGCACTCCAGCGTCAGCCGCCAAGAGCGCCAGCCGGTAGTCGAAATGAATGTCAGCGACAAGGGGAAGATTTGTGCGGCGCTTTATTTCTGGGAGGGCCTTGGCTGCCCGCTCATCGGGCACCGCCACGCGAACGATTTCACACCCAGCCTCTTCGAGACGACCTATTTGGGCGACTGTGGCCTCGATGTCGTGGGTGAGCGTGTTGCACATCGACTGGACGACAATTGGAGCGCCGCCACCCACTTTAACGTCTCTAACTGTTATTTGCCTGCTATTGCGCCGAGCAAGAGGAAATTGAGACGGGTCGCCGCAAGGAAGGTCCTCTCCTCCCGGCGAAGGAGCATTCCAAATGGGCAACCCCGCGCTGTCGGGCGATGCATCCGTGGCGCCAGAGGCAATGGGAGCAGGCTTTTCCCAAAAAATACTATCTTTGAAGTTTGAAAAATCCTCGTTCATTCCTGAACCGCCTCGCGCCTATTGCGTCCACTTGTTGAAAAAATAAAGAGTGTCGTTATAGGTGGCAAACAACATCAAGCCGATGATCATCACCATTCCCACCTGCGTCGACATTTCGCGAAAGCGCAGGCTTACGGGTTTGCCTCTTAAAGCCTCGATGGCCAGGAATAACAGATGCCCACCATCGAGAATCGGAATCGGAAACAGATTCAAAATGGCAAGGTTAATGCTCAGAAGAATCGAAAATCCTATGACGAAACTTAAGCCACGCTTTGCCTGATCGCCGGCCAGCTTTGCAATCCGAATCGGGCCACCGATGTCGGCAGGAACTGTCTGGGCCAACATTCCGTATACTGCACCAACCGTCAGCTTAACAATGTTGTAGTTGCGTCGAAGGCTCTGCCAAGCGCTGTCGATTGGGCCATAGCGCTCCATGTACTCTTTCGGTGACATCTGTATGCCGATGCGACCGTGCCCTATCTCCTTGCCGTCTGGTGTCTTTGATGTGGGGGTTATCGGCAACTCAAGGCTGCGCCCCTTGCGCTCCACCTGAAGCATGAGTTGTTTTCCGGCGCTGACCTGAATGACACTCACCAGTTCGATCCACTTGCGGACGCTTTTTCCTTGAATCGCAACAATATGGTCGTCTGCTTGGAGACCTGCAGTCTGAGCCGGCGTATTCGGAAGCACCTTACCAACCCAGGTGCCCGGGACCGGCAAGCCGGTCATGTGAAGACCCCAACTCAAAATGAGTGCAAACAGCAAATTGAAAAGCGGGCCTGCAAATATAACCGCCGCCCGGTGTGAAACAGGACGGAGGTAAAATGATTTTTCCGGATCCTCGGGCTCGGCTGGCACGTCGGGGTCTTCCTCACTCGCCTCAGGATCTTCTCCCTGAAGGCTAACAAATCCACCCAGAGGCAAAAGCGAGAGTTGATATTCCGTCTCGCCTCGCTTGAATCCCCATACCCTTGGTCCAAACCCCAACGAAAAGGTGTTGACGCCGATGCCCAGCTTTTTCGCCACAAGAAAGTGGCCCATTTCGTGTATGAAAATGAGCATGCCGAGGATTACGACGGTACCAAAAATGGCGTAGCCGAAACTGTTAATCCATTCGAAAATTTGTACTGGGTTCATAAGTTCCTCTAAAAATTAGCGACCGCCGCCAGGCGCTTTTAACACATCAACGCCTGGAGGCATTTTAAATTCGAAAAGATTTGAATCAACAGCGGCATTTTCGTTCATATCCGTAAAGCGAATCTTCGTTTTGTTTCCTAAAGAATCGATATATTCGATGCCAGTAATCTGGAAATTCACTGGATCGGCCTCAACCCACATTGCACGAAAAGCAGGAGACGCTTTTAAAGGCTTAAACGAAAGGCGGTGGGGCTGCCCTGCTTTCCATACCCCACTATTCCTAGGGACAAT encodes the following:
- a CDS encoding proline--tRNA ligase; this encodes MRFSKAFFPTLKEAPAEAEVVSHRLMMRAAMIRRLAAGVYTLLPLGVRTQRKVEQICREELARAGAQEVFLPTLNPAELWRKTGRWDVYGKELIRLQDRHGRDFCLGPTHEEVITSLIGHEVQSYRDLPQNLYQIQTKFRDEIRPRFGVMRGREFTMKDGYSFDRDEKGAEESYNKMVEAYKRIFKRCGLNFGVAAADSGSIGGSFSHEFMVMADTGEESISVCAKCGYSANTEKTPVKVPLPDNSGGSLEKVHTPGAHTVEEVSAFLELPVEQITKTLLYMDLSNETPVAFLIPGNRELNEVKAKNESGALHLQLADPATVERLTKATVGFAGPVGLEDVRVIADHCLKGRGGLVLGANETDNHFTGGEEGRDFKADAYADLTLAEAGDLCPECGESMDMRRGIEVGHVFKLGTKYSEALEANYLDESGETKTIVMGCYGIGIGRTVAAAIEQNHDDDGIVWPLPIAPFHVDIILANMKDAACLEVAEKLYNDLEFSGVEVVLDDRDERAGVKFKDADLIGFPYHVIVGPKGLKEGKLELKSRKTGEREMLPLDGAAEAIRDRIFQEIKDYTFA
- the ispG gene encoding flavodoxin-dependent (E)-4-hydroxy-3-methylbut-2-enyl-diphosphate synthase produces the protein MNEDFSNFKDSIFWEKPAPIASGATDASPDSAGLPIWNAPSPGGEDLPCGDPSQFPLARRNSRQITVRDVKVGGGAPIVVQSMCNTLTHDIEATVAQIGRLEEAGCEIVRVAVPDERAAKALPEIKRRTNLPLVADIHFDYRLALLAADAGVHCLRINPGNINGEDRVNEVVASARDHGIPIRIGVNAGSLEKHLLDQYGGATPEAIVESGLRHIAMLEKCGFYDTKISLKASDVSRTVMAYRIMAKKVDYPLHLGITESGSLRSGSVKSAVGLGILLSEGIGDTLRVSLASDPVDEVKVGYEILKSLRLRQKGVNVVACPSCGRVQIDVDKLTLDIEKELAHIDAPITVAVMGCEVNGPGEAREADIGVAGGHKQALIFMKGEKKGLIDYNQIKTNLVREVEELAAKMAASNPAKNISGSGDV
- the rseP gene encoding RIP metalloprotease RseP, with the protein product MNPVQIFEWINSFGYAIFGTVVILGMLIFIHEMGHFLVAKKLGIGVNTFSLGFGPRVWGFKRGETEYQLSLLPLGGFVSLQGEDPEASEEDPDVPAEPEDPEKSFYLRPVSHRAAVIFAGPLFNLLFALILSWGLHMTGLPVPGTWVGKVLPNTPAQTAGLQADDHIVAIQGKSVRKWIELVSVIQVSAGKQLMLQVERKGRSLELPITPTSKTPDGKEIGHGRIGIQMSPKEYMERYGPIDSAWQSLRRNYNIVKLTVGAVYGMLAQTVPADIGGPIRIAKLAGDQAKRGLSFVIGFSILLSINLAILNLFPIPILDGGHLLFLAIEALRGKPVSLRFREMSTQVGMVMIIGLMLFATYNDTLYFFNKWTQ